In Paraburkholderia flava, one genomic interval encodes:
- a CDS encoding RHS repeat-associated core domain-containing protein gives MTDFYSQAFNFASATQGHVDPRTGLFSLSMPIASLIGNDNLGPNLPLTLSYAPLSTVNAGLGIGCSFGLSQYDRGTKTLTLASGERYKIHETTSSVTLQQSLIPALLFEKRAADNAYKITRKSGDVEWLAGPDTGSDVKVPLKLLTPVGHCLDLKWDLRHGAPRLTTVTDEAGHVLLSIAYTDSLTTLTVWPDRPESHDIRLTFFNGYLKGIEHRSPTLSLAWALGYDTVGSNTLLTSVTAPTGFVESVVYNDNVQRFPLAAHIAKGLPAVVRHTLAPSAKQPKVVTTYDYTGTNFLGYDTAGSGSWSADEDYLYGMPTSYRYGSTATCDGEVTKRTYNSYHLMTEESVADAQRVRTTTNYYDIKAGKPFNQQSPTFQFPKQTDVAYEDHSQGKNSDGTWPTRVETSLAEYNDNGNLTKQASPDGTVTTWRYFPKEGAPGDDGAPADPNGFERLLQTQTVTPSPDYPDAPVQSIGYAYATLPTIAGNRTQMPATAVVPVRKDLRSADRLLNRRTTRYQADASSTELGRITRLQEDRYAYAGEGVERDQLYTYTQDFAFSLDGDTLAQTVTGTTHDKLVVTTSRSQSRWSGRIGETVDAQGNTAHYAYDSIGRIVSSIANRNTSYENAKRYAYGFDKDQDNQPLTVMTDAKGNQTNTWYDGMGRVVRQAQKAQDGKAWQDTDSRAYDARGRLLSSTSHDGSPKPQGNAQAGNADATSIAVTEQLTYDGWNRIGQLEHDIGCTIDCANDPVAMTVATQIAGPRQGVQVVHYNSLHLPDTVTKHPDGITKPGASVKRTYDGLGRLVDSTDELGNCTRYAYDAWGRVVSTTLPDGTVVTRQYAPDAGGDARLASIAVNGVSQGSQTFDGLGRLLSTANGGRTHRYTYADAAAPVPATITAPDGTVTRCEYVKELGNAVSRVDAGPIAQSFGYDATTGSLVSALEAESFEHRLVYTPLGQLQDETFAPAGGASKTAHYTHSPNGLPLTYTDIAGVTRSIAYNAQAQPVSIADPDVGVQIVYDEIGRLKSWTATDLRDKRNLTTTFAYDPLNREQQRDVTIGADTWTIALGYAANGQLCTRTTQHNRTALRTETFGYDVRSRLVSYQCGGPASARPLDGYGNPIQLQTFDYDPLDNLVRCATTFDGGSDTATFTYDATDPNQLVTVAHTHAGYPAKIELTYDACGRLIKDEAGRTLRYDALGRLAGVEGGGAPGGSYRYDAHDRLVAQVVSNGETHDLYYSADLLVNEAIRESGETTRFLRANNACVAQRREGAQARTVLTGTDAQNSVLVASTPDAQQGYAYSPYGFRAPGSGDLTMLGFTGERLDPVSGTYHLGNGYRTYSPLLMRFQSPDSWSPFGSGGINPYAYCLGDPINRVDPTGHLSLFTWISIGVAALGIVAAVVTFGAAAAPIYAAEGMAAALWAGATEVGISGGLGVLADATAIASGATEESHPGASKVLGWVSLGLGGLSIGANIGESVVKYRQATSLARNETAAPTVEGAVRSRSASSTASTGLGAAAGGTSAGAHAGSSSGGHGSDDDTASTQTTHLFQNGGSLSDAHESAASAHVASVRNASSLDQNASSGKVYKLSQNRDGDQTVGTIPAKSDPKVLPHPVLAAYGGSADVAGAGHYWKSRVFGDMRIVGHSAHYVPDRVQFSVARHLESLGVSGSFVRAESPMYGFQKIVDKMNNWLPSMGLGR, from the coding sequence GTGACCGACTTCTACAGCCAGGCCTTCAATTTCGCCAGCGCCACCCAGGGGCACGTCGATCCGCGCACCGGACTCTTCTCGCTGAGCATGCCGATCGCGTCGCTCATCGGCAACGACAACCTCGGGCCGAATCTTCCGCTCACGCTGAGCTATGCGCCGCTGAGCACCGTCAATGCCGGGCTCGGCATCGGTTGCTCATTCGGGCTGTCGCAGTACGATCGCGGCACGAAGACGCTGACGCTCGCGTCGGGCGAGCGCTACAAGATCCATGAAACGACGTCGAGCGTCACGCTGCAGCAGAGCCTGATCCCCGCGCTCCTGTTCGAGAAACGCGCGGCCGACAACGCGTACAAGATCACGCGCAAGTCCGGCGACGTCGAATGGTTGGCCGGTCCGGACACCGGCTCCGACGTCAAGGTGCCGCTGAAGCTGCTCACGCCGGTCGGCCATTGTCTCGACCTCAAGTGGGATCTGCGGCACGGCGCCCCGCGCCTGACCACCGTAACCGACGAAGCGGGACACGTGCTGCTGTCGATCGCCTACACGGATTCGTTGACCACGCTGACTGTCTGGCCCGATCGCCCGGAGTCGCACGACATCCGGCTCACGTTCTTCAACGGCTACCTGAAGGGCATCGAGCATCGGTCGCCGACGCTGTCGCTCGCGTGGGCGCTCGGCTACGACACTGTCGGCTCGAACACGCTGCTGACGAGCGTCACGGCGCCGACCGGGTTTGTCGAAAGCGTCGTGTACAACGACAACGTGCAGCGCTTTCCGCTCGCCGCGCACATCGCGAAGGGGCTGCCCGCAGTGGTCCGCCACACGCTCGCGCCGTCGGCGAAGCAGCCGAAGGTCGTCACGACCTACGACTACACCGGCACCAACTTTCTCGGCTACGACACGGCCGGCAGCGGCTCGTGGTCCGCGGACGAAGACTATCTCTACGGCATGCCGACGTCGTACCGCTACGGATCGACCGCGACCTGCGACGGCGAGGTCACGAAACGGACCTACAACAGCTATCACCTGATGACCGAGGAAAGCGTCGCCGACGCTCAGCGCGTGCGGACCACGACGAATTACTACGACATCAAGGCCGGCAAACCCTTCAACCAGCAGTCGCCGACGTTCCAGTTTCCGAAGCAGACCGACGTCGCCTACGAAGACCACAGCCAGGGAAAAAACAGTGACGGCACGTGGCCGACGCGCGTCGAAACCTCGCTCGCCGAATACAACGACAACGGTAATCTGACGAAGCAGGCGTCCCCCGACGGCACCGTCACCACGTGGCGCTATTTCCCGAAGGAAGGTGCGCCCGGCGACGATGGCGCGCCGGCTGACCCGAACGGCTTCGAGCGGCTGCTGCAGACGCAGACCGTCACGCCTTCGCCGGACTATCCCGACGCGCCGGTGCAGTCGATCGGCTACGCGTACGCGACACTGCCGACGATCGCCGGGAATCGCACGCAGATGCCCGCGACGGCGGTCGTGCCGGTCAGGAAGGATCTGCGGTCCGCGGACCGGCTGCTGAACCGCCGGACAACCCGCTATCAGGCCGACGCGTCATCGACGGAACTGGGCCGCATCACGCGGCTTCAGGAAGATCGCTACGCGTACGCGGGCGAAGGCGTCGAGCGCGACCAGCTCTACACGTACACGCAGGACTTCGCGTTCTCGCTCGACGGCGACACGCTCGCGCAGACCGTCACCGGCACGACGCACGACAAGCTCGTCGTCACGACGAGCCGCAGCCAGTCGCGCTGGAGCGGACGCATCGGCGAAACCGTCGACGCGCAGGGCAACACCGCGCACTACGCGTACGACTCGATCGGCCGCATCGTTTCGTCGATCGCCAATCGCAACACCAGCTACGAAAACGCGAAGCGCTACGCGTACGGCTTCGACAAGGACCAGGACAATCAGCCGCTCACCGTCATGACCGACGCGAAGGGCAACCAGACCAACACGTGGTACGACGGGATGGGCCGCGTCGTGCGTCAGGCGCAGAAGGCGCAAGACGGGAAGGCCTGGCAGGACACCGACTCGCGCGCCTATGATGCGCGGGGCCGGCTGCTTTCGTCGACGTCGCACGACGGATCGCCGAAGCCGCAGGGCAACGCCCAGGCGGGTAACGCCGACGCGACGTCGATCGCCGTCACCGAGCAGTTGACCTACGACGGCTGGAACCGCATCGGGCAACTGGAGCACGACATCGGATGCACGATCGACTGCGCGAACGATCCGGTCGCGATGACCGTCGCGACGCAGATCGCTGGCCCGCGTCAGGGCGTGCAGGTCGTGCACTACAACTCGCTACATCTGCCGGACACGGTGACGAAGCACCCCGACGGCATCACGAAGCCCGGCGCCAGCGTGAAGCGCACTTACGACGGCCTCGGCCGGCTCGTCGATTCCACCGACGAACTCGGCAACTGCACGCGCTACGCCTACGATGCGTGGGGCCGCGTCGTGAGCACCACGCTTCCCGACGGTACCGTCGTCACGCGGCAGTACGCGCCCGATGCGGGCGGCGACGCGCGGCTCGCGTCGATCGCGGTCAACGGCGTATCGCAAGGCAGTCAGACGTTCGACGGACTTGGCCGTCTGCTGTCGACGGCCAACGGCGGCCGCACCCATCGCTACACCTACGCGGACGCGGCGGCGCCCGTGCCCGCGACGATCACCGCGCCCGACGGCACCGTCACGCGCTGCGAGTACGTGAAGGAACTCGGTAACGCGGTGAGCCGGGTCGATGCCGGCCCGATCGCACAAAGCTTCGGCTACGACGCGACGACCGGGTCGCTCGTGTCCGCGCTCGAAGCGGAGAGCTTCGAACACCGGCTCGTCTACACACCGCTCGGCCAGTTGCAGGACGAAACGTTCGCGCCGGCCGGCGGCGCGTCGAAAACCGCGCACTACACGCATTCGCCGAACGGCCTGCCGCTCACCTACACCGACATCGCGGGCGTGACGCGCAGCATCGCGTACAACGCGCAGGCGCAACCGGTCAGCATCGCAGACCCGGACGTCGGCGTGCAGATCGTTTACGACGAGATCGGCCGCCTGAAGTCGTGGACCGCGACCGACCTGCGCGACAAACGCAATCTCACGACGACGTTCGCCTACGACCCGCTCAATCGCGAGCAGCAACGCGACGTGACGATCGGCGCGGACACATGGACCATTGCGCTCGGCTACGCGGCCAACGGCCAGCTATGCACGCGCACGACGCAGCACAACCGGACGGCGCTGCGCACCGAGACGTTCGGATACGACGTCCGCAGCCGGCTCGTCTCATACCAGTGCGGCGGCCCCGCGTCGGCGCGTCCGCTCGACGGCTACGGCAACCCGATCCAGTTGCAGACGTTCGATTACGATCCGCTCGACAACCTCGTGCGCTGCGCGACGACCTTCGACGGCGGCAGCGACACCGCGACGTTCACCTACGACGCCACCGACCCGAATCAACTGGTCACCGTCGCGCACACGCACGCCGGCTACCCCGCGAAAATCGAACTGACCTACGACGCGTGCGGCCGCCTGATCAAGGACGAAGCGGGACGCACGTTGCGCTACGATGCGCTGGGGCGCCTCGCCGGCGTCGAAGGCGGCGGCGCGCCCGGTGGCAGCTACCGCTACGACGCGCACGACCGCCTCGTCGCGCAGGTGGTGAGCAACGGCGAAACACACGACCTGTACTACAGCGCCGATTTGCTGGTGAACGAAGCGATCCGCGAAAGCGGCGAGACGACGCGTTTCCTGCGCGCAAACAACGCGTGCGTCGCGCAACGGCGCGAAGGCGCACAGGCGCGCACCGTGCTGACCGGCACCGATGCGCAGAACAGCGTGCTGGTCGCGAGCACGCCGGACGCGCAGCAGGGCTACGCGTACTCGCCGTACGGTTTCCGCGCACCGGGCAGCGGCGATCTGACCATGCTCGGCTTCACCGGCGAGCGGCTCGATCCGGTCAGCGGGACTTACCATCTCGGCAACGGTTATCGCACATACAGCCCGCTGCTGATGCGCTTCCAGTCGCCGGATAGCTGGAGCCCGTTCGGCTCGGGCGGGATCAATCCGTATGCGTACTGTCTCGGCGATCCGATCAACCGGGTCGATCCGACCGGGCATTTGAGCCTGTTCACGTGGATATCGATCGGCGTCGCTGCGCTCGGCATCGTCGCGGCGGTCGTGACGTTCGGCGCGGCCGCGGCACCGATCTATGCGGCGGAGGGCATGGCGGCGGCGTTATGGGCGGGTGCCACGGAAGTCGGCATCTCGGGCGGCCTGGGGGTGCTGGCGGACGCCACAGCGATCGCGAGCGGCGCGACCGAAGAGTCGCACCCGGGGGCATCCAAGGTGCTCGGCTGGGTGTCGCTGGGACTCGGCGGGCTGTCGATCGGCGCGAACATTGGTGAGAGCGTCGTCAAATATCGCCAGGCCACCTCGCTCGCGCGCAACGAAACGGCAGCGCCAACCGTCGAGGGAGCCGTTAGAAGCCGTTCCGCAAGCTCGACCGCCAGCACTGGCCTTGGCGCGGCAGCGGGCGGCACGAGCGCAGGGGCACATGCAGGCAGTTCGTCCGGCGGTCACGGCTCCGACGACGACACGGCGTCGACCCAGACGACCCATCTCTTCCAGAACGGCGGCAGCCTCAGCGACGCGCACGAAAGCGCCGCCTCGGCTCATGTCGCGAGCGTCCGGAACGCGAGCAGTCTCGACCAGAACGCGTCGTCGGGAAAGGTCTACAAGCTCTCGCAAAACCGCGACGGCGATCAGACCGTCGGCACGATCCCGGCCAAAAGCGATCCGAAGGTACTGCCGCATCCGGTGCTCGCCGCGTATGGCGGCAGTGCGGACGTGGCCGGCGCGGGCCACTACTGGAAATCGCGCGTGTTCGGCGACATGAGGATCGTCGGCCACTCGGCGCACTACGTGCCGGACAGAGTGCAGTTTTCGGTGGCGAGGCATCTGGAGAGCCTCGGCGTGTCGGGTTCGTTCGTAAGAGCGGAAAGCCCGATGTACGGCTTTCAGAAGATCGTCGACAAGATGAACAACTGGCTGCCTTCGATGGGGCTGGGCCGTTGA
- a CDS encoding ABC transporter substrate-binding protein — protein sequence MKFRTLATCVMGLMVAVSSVAHADRLDDIRKAGVLRVATFDSNPPFGFVDPSNNHIVGLDVDYAKALADKLGVKLELQPTNPANRIPFLTSKKVDLVLANFTISDERAKQVDFSIPYFSSGQQFLAKKGVLKSPDQINGLRIGADKGTTNEIAVREKFPQATIVAYDDTPFAFAALRAGNVQAITQDGPKLVGLLANVPDKQNYEIPAFTITNDYMGVGIPKGEPRLTAFVNDTLKGLEADGSAAKIYNRWFGPQTKTPLARIFKIGDKT from the coding sequence ATGAAATTCCGCACTCTCGCTACGTGTGTGATGGGGTTGATGGTCGCGGTCTCGAGCGTCGCGCACGCTGACCGTCTCGACGACATCAGGAAAGCCGGCGTGCTGCGCGTTGCGACATTCGACAGCAATCCGCCGTTCGGTTTCGTCGATCCGTCGAACAACCATATCGTCGGTCTCGACGTCGACTACGCGAAGGCGCTTGCCGACAAGCTCGGCGTGAAGCTCGAACTGCAGCCTACTAACCCGGCCAACCGCATTCCGTTCCTGACGTCGAAGAAGGTCGACCTCGTGCTCGCGAACTTCACGATCAGCGACGAACGCGCGAAGCAGGTCGATTTCAGCATCCCGTATTTCTCGTCGGGCCAGCAGTTTCTTGCGAAGAAGGGCGTGCTGAAATCGCCGGACCAGATCAACGGGTTGCGTATCGGCGCGGACAAGGGCACGACGAACGAGATCGCGGTGCGCGAGAAATTCCCGCAGGCGACGATCGTCGCGTACGACGACACGCCGTTCGCGTTTGCCGCGCTGCGCGCGGGTAACGTGCAGGCGATCACGCAGGACGGTCCGAAGCTCGTCGGCCTGCTCGCGAATGTGCCGGACAAGCAGAACTACGAAATTCCAGCGTTCACGATCACGAACGACTACATGGGCGTCGGGATTCCGAAGGGCGAGCCGCGTCTCACGGCGTTCGTCAACGACACGCTGAAGGGCCTCGAAGCGGACGGCTCGGCGGCGAAGATCTACAACCGCTGGTTCGGTCCGCAGACGAAGACGCCGCTCGCGCGCATCTTCAAGATCGGCGACAAGACCTGA
- a CDS encoding amino acid ABC transporter permease: protein MQAWLAPKYLMWLWQGFGVTLGVAAAAAVAATAAGFVLAIARHARYGAVRRAAAAYIVAFRNTPLLVQLLFWYFGAATLLPDAAMQWLNTPHVVHVAVFGLRWPSFEFVAGCVGLSCYTAAFIAEEFEAGLRGVGVAQHHAAAALGLSPLQAFRYVVLPQAVRIALPPLFGQYMNLVKNTSLTMAIGLAELSYASRQVETETFRTFAAFGIATVLYVVAVATIEAASHVIVHRRDRSLRAFGRR from the coding sequence ATGCAGGCGTGGCTCGCACCGAAGTATCTGATGTGGCTGTGGCAGGGCTTCGGTGTGACGCTCGGTGTCGCGGCAGCTGCTGCGGTCGCCGCGACCGCCGCAGGCTTCGTGCTCGCGATCGCGCGGCATGCGCGTTACGGCGCTGTGCGTCGCGCGGCCGCCGCGTACATCGTGGCGTTTCGTAACACGCCGCTGCTCGTGCAACTGCTGTTCTGGTATTTCGGCGCGGCGACGTTGCTGCCCGACGCTGCGATGCAGTGGCTCAACACACCACACGTCGTGCATGTTGCGGTGTTCGGTCTGCGCTGGCCGTCGTTCGAATTCGTCGCGGGGTGCGTGGGGCTGTCGTGCTATACGGCTGCGTTCATTGCGGAAGAGTTCGAGGCCGGGCTGCGCGGCGTCGGCGTCGCGCAGCATCATGCGGCTGCGGCGCTCGGGTTATCGCCGCTGCAGGCGTTCCGATACGTCGTGCTGCCGCAGGCGGTGCGCATCGCGTTGCCGCCGCTGTTCGGTCAATACATGAACCTTGTGAAGAACACATCGCTGACGATGGCAATCGGTCTCGCCGAGCTGTCGTATGCATCGCGGCAGGTCGAGACGGAAACCTTCAGGACCTTCGCCGCATTCGGCATCGCGACCGTGTTGTACGTCGTCGCAGTGGCGACGATCGAGGCGGCGTCGCACGTCATCGTGCATCGGCGCGACCGGTCGCTCCGTGCATTCGGGAGGCGCTGA
- a CDS encoding amino acid ABC transporter permease produces the protein MTWSMLAVNLPYLLVGAFPEGPLGGAALTLVLAATSAVASALLGLAGGIALALVGRVLRIPLLALIGFFRAIPVLMLIFWTYFLLPMVFHVDVPGLAAVVCALSLIGGAYLSHSVYAGILAVGEGQWQAALSLGFTRVEALRYVLLPQAIRIMTPSFVNQWVSLVKDTSLAYIVGVGELSFVATQINNRLMVYPAQIFLFVGFVYLLMCTALDRLATRALTRNRRRVERGAVRNVVASRAQ, from the coding sequence ATGACGTGGTCGATGCTTGCCGTCAATCTGCCGTATCTGCTTGTTGGTGCTTTTCCCGAAGGACCGCTTGGTGGCGCCGCGCTGACGCTGGTGCTCGCTGCCACATCGGCGGTCGCGTCCGCATTGCTCGGGCTCGCAGGCGGCATTGCGCTCGCGCTCGTCGGGCGCGTGCTGCGCATTCCGTTGCTCGCGCTGATCGGATTTTTTCGCGCGATTCCGGTGCTGATGCTGATCTTCTGGACGTATTTCCTGCTGCCGATGGTGTTTCACGTCGACGTGCCGGGACTCGCGGCGGTGGTGTGCGCGCTGTCGTTGATCGGCGGTGCGTATCTGTCGCACTCGGTGTATGCGGGCATTCTCGCGGTGGGTGAAGGGCAGTGGCAGGCAGCACTGTCGCTTGGCTTTACACGCGTCGAAGCACTGCGCTACGTGCTGCTGCCGCAGGCGATCCGCATCATGACGCCGTCGTTCGTGAACCAGTGGGTATCCCTCGTGAAGGACACGTCGCTGGCTTATATCGTCGGCGTCGGTGAACTGTCGTTCGTCGCAACGCAGATCAACAATCGTTTGATGGTCTACCCCGCACAGATCTTTCTGTTCGTCGGCTTCGTGTACCTGCTGATGTGCACCGCACTCGACAGGTTGGCTACCCGGGCGTTGACGCGCAATCGTCGGCGCGTCGAACGCGGTGCTGTGCGGAATGTGGTGGCGTCCCGCGCGCAGTGA
- a CDS encoding glycosyltransferase family 2 protein produces the protein MTTPPNVPTKVSICVPTYNRPELIAQCIDSCLAQTHANIEVVIGDDSKDDRTRDLIATRYAHDARIRYLRNEPSLGQGRNVASLFERATGDKILLIHDDDYLATNGVERLLDPWQTHPDLQVAFGNQYEVALDGTIDSAVSDRLNADFHRVKEAAGIQPLAGRTGLIQMFPNNGWLANADLVKRVGYHEEYGMCCDYAFGVELCVAARKVYYVHEYVSYYRKTAVSISANTRGSTTAASVSAYAFLAQLKLPLELEPARRIALRRIVPIVVSVYAKNGRAWAGLRIALAHLYAYNYGLSARFAYHIAMLARATLAAKPKQAAERTWTPVAASARAAQSDTATQPSSNAPRRRLDKPL, from the coding sequence ATGACGACCCCGCCGAACGTGCCCACGAAGGTATCCATCTGCGTGCCGACGTACAACCGGCCGGAATTGATCGCCCAGTGCATCGATTCGTGCCTCGCGCAGACGCATGCAAACATCGAAGTCGTGATCGGCGACGATTCGAAAGACGATCGCACGCGCGACCTGATCGCCACCCGCTACGCACACGACGCGCGCATACGCTATCTGCGGAACGAGCCGTCGCTCGGCCAGGGACGCAACGTCGCGAGCCTGTTCGAGCGCGCAACCGGCGACAAGATCCTGCTGATTCACGACGACGACTACCTCGCGACGAACGGCGTCGAGCGATTGCTCGATCCGTGGCAAACACACCCTGACCTCCAGGTTGCGTTCGGCAACCAGTATGAGGTCGCGCTGGACGGTACGATCGATAGCGCGGTCAGCGACCGGCTCAATGCGGACTTTCATCGCGTGAAGGAAGCGGCCGGCATCCAGCCGCTCGCGGGCCGCACCGGGCTGATCCAGATGTTTCCGAACAACGGCTGGCTTGCGAACGCGGACCTCGTGAAGCGCGTCGGTTATCACGAAGAGTACGGAATGTGCTGCGACTACGCGTTCGGCGTCGAGCTGTGCGTCGCCGCGCGCAAGGTCTATTACGTGCACGAGTACGTGTCGTACTACCGGAAAACGGCCGTGTCGATTTCGGCGAATACGCGCGGCTCGACGACGGCCGCATCGGTCAGCGCGTACGCGTTTCTCGCGCAGCTGAAACTGCCGCTCGAACTCGAACCCGCGCGCCGGATCGCACTGCGGCGAATCGTACCGATCGTCGTGTCGGTGTATGCGAAGAATGGTCGCGCGTGGGCCGGGCTGCGGATCGCGCTCGCGCATCTGTACGCGTACAACTACGGTCTTAGTGCGCGCTTTGCGTATCACATCGCGATGCTTGCACGCGCGACGCTTGCGGCAAAGCCGAAGCAAGCCGCCGAGCGGACGTGGACACCTGTTGCGGCATCGGCGCGCGCTGCGCAGTCCGATACGGCAACGCAGCCGTCGTCGAATGCGCCGAGACGGCGGCTCGACAAGCCGTTATAA
- a CDS encoding anti-sigma factor family protein, whose translation MLSEADVQAFADGSLEPERAAQVQRYLSTRPDEARRVAFYGRLNQQMRMSFEDGTAALPSMFDAHASAAQSSHRALRIAAVFGWLRAHARRVALLALLLVAVLGAALWAQRVPSMVLDAAALMVLEHSAQPGALPAGAAANANPNPLRDSPNLADLGWQAVARTSAPVGPWAHATGFIYRNRAGDCAVLLTVRDWTAASQPQWQARRVGGLRLLGWTAAHTRYVLAGRAQMAGLMRAADEMAPR comes from the coding sequence ATGTTGTCCGAGGCCGACGTCCAGGCCTTTGCCGACGGCAGCCTCGAACCCGAGCGCGCCGCGCAGGTGCAGCGCTATCTGAGCACGCGTCCCGACGAAGCACGGCGGGTCGCGTTCTACGGCCGGCTGAACCAGCAGATGCGCATGTCGTTCGAGGACGGCACGGCTGCGTTGCCGTCGATGTTCGACGCGCATGCGTCGGCCGCGCAATCTTCGCACCGTGCGCTGCGCATCGCCGCCGTGTTCGGCTGGCTCCGCGCGCATGCTCGCAGGGTCGCGTTGCTCGCGCTGTTGCTGGTTGCGGTCTTGGGCGCCGCGCTGTGGGCGCAGCGCGTGCCGTCGATGGTGCTCGACGCCGCCGCGCTGATGGTGCTGGAGCATTCGGCCCAGCCCGGTGCGCTCCCTGCCGGCGCTGCTGCAAACGCGAACCCGAACCCGCTGCGTGACTCCCCCAATCTGGCGGATCTCGGCTGGCAGGCCGTCGCGCGGACGTCGGCGCCTGTGGGACCGTGGGCGCACGCGACCGGCTTTATCTACCGCAACCGCGCGGGGGATTGCGCGGTGCTGCTGACGGTGCGCGACTGGACCGCCGCGTCACAGCCACAGTGGCAGGCGCGCCGGGTCGGTGGGTTGCGGCTGCTTGGCTGGACGGCTGCGCATACGCGCTATGTGTTAGCCGGACGCGCGCAGATGGCGGGTCTGATGCGAGCAGCAGATGAAATGGCGCCGCGCTGA
- a CDS encoding RNA polymerase sigma factor, whose protein sequence is MNVRDGLMDHVPRLRRYARALINNRELADDLVQDTLERALRNAGQFRPDTDLRAWLFTIMHNVYVNQVRKASTRAVHVSVDDDVQEAEFAVAGNQSQSLEVRDLDYALQRLPDDQREVVLLVGLEEMSYADVALALGVPIGTVMSRLSRGRERLRALMAGSQPGVKLKVVR, encoded by the coding sequence ATGAACGTCCGTGACGGACTGATGGATCACGTGCCGCGTCTAAGACGCTATGCGCGCGCGCTGATCAACAATCGCGAGCTGGCCGACGATCTCGTCCAGGACACGCTCGAACGCGCGTTGCGCAACGCGGGCCAGTTCCGGCCCGACACCGATCTGCGGGCGTGGCTCTTCACGATCATGCACAACGTGTACGTCAACCAGGTCCGCAAGGCGAGCACGCGCGCGGTCCACGTCTCGGTCGACGACGACGTGCAGGAGGCCGAATTCGCCGTAGCAGGCAACCAGTCGCAGTCGCTCGAGGTCCGCGATCTCGACTATGCGCTGCAGCGCCTGCCCGACGATCAGCGCGAAGTCGTGCTGCTGGTCGGTCTCGAGGAAATGAGCTATGCGGACGTCGCGCTTGCGCTCGGCGTGCCGATCGGCACCGTGATGTCGCGGCTCTCGCGTGGGCGCGAGCGGCTGCGTGCATTGATGGCGGGCTCGCAGCCCGGCGTGAAACTGAAGGTGGTGCGATGA
- a CDS encoding anti-sigma factor family protein — translation MNEQPGAVSDEELHAYVDGSLGAHRRDEIDRLLETNEDLAARISDYFALNNMFHERYDRVLAEPVPARLQMSAKKRWRDAANWPQFAGLAAALVLGIGIGVGTTMGTRMGANMGREIQTAYEPGNAQGRTVSAVATEGESFARQSAIAHVMYAPEVMRPVEVGADREQELVTWVSNRLGTNVRPPILSRTGFELMGGRMLPGNDGPVAQFMYHDAHGDRITLCISHRKTSTDMTAFKLYQDGPVNVFYWIDGDFGYAVSGGIDRKELLELAHDVYEQLTANGSAATKQE, via the coding sequence ATGAACGAACAACCGGGCGCAGTGAGCGACGAAGAACTGCACGCGTACGTCGACGGATCGCTGGGCGCACATCGCCGCGACGAAATCGACCGGCTGCTCGAAACCAACGAGGACCTGGCCGCGCGCATCAGCGACTACTTCGCGCTGAACAACATGTTCCATGAGCGCTACGACCGCGTGCTCGCCGAGCCGGTGCCGGCGCGGCTGCAGATGTCCGCGAAAAAGCGCTGGCGCGATGCAGCGAACTGGCCGCAGTTCGCGGGCCTGGCCGCTGCGCTCGTGCTGGGGATCGGCATCGGTGTCGGCACGACGATGGGAACCCGGATGGGCGCGAATATGGGCCGGGAAATCCAGACCGCGTACGAGCCGGGCAACGCGCAAGGGCGCACGGTCAGCGCAGTTGCTACGGAGGGCGAATCGTTCGCGCGGCAGTCGGCGATCGCGCACGTGATGTATGCACCCGAAGTGATGCGACCGGTCGAGGTCGGCGCGGATCGCGAACAGGAACTCGTCACGTGGGTATCGAACCGGCTCGGCACGAACGTACGGCCGCCGATCCTGTCGCGCACCGGTTTCGAACTGATGGGCGGCCGGATGCTGCCGGGCAACGATGGTCCGGTCGCGCAGTTCATGTATCACGACGCGCACGGCGACCGCATCACGCTGTGCATCTCGCATCGCAAGACCAGCACCGATATGACCGCGTTCAAGCTGTATCAGGACGGGCCGGTCAACGTGTTCTACTGGATCGACGGCGATTTTGGTTATGCAGTGTCGGGCGGGATCGATCGCAAGGAACTGCTCGAGCTTGCGCACGATGTGTATGAACAGTTGACTGCGAACGGTAGCGCGGCGACGAAGCAGGAATAA